The proteins below come from a single Podarcis muralis chromosome 8, rPodMur119.hap1.1, whole genome shotgun sequence genomic window:
- the LOC114601137 gene encoding protocadherin beta-16-like: MEMHKRQVLSLVLYFCMHIAMCEPILYSVPEEKKSGSLVANVLKDLKVDAKELSARRARLVSKSSKQYFQLDPHSGDLILKDKIDRESLCGQNDPCLLLSEIVLENPLQLQRIKVQIQDVNDNTPKFSKTKFIFEIPEQVPVSTRFPLERAQDSDIGENAVQNYTLGPNEHFRLDVQRHRDGSKYIELVLEKHLDREVNPQITIILSAVDGGIPKRTGTAQIIVDVLDNNDNFPQFEQSVYKVKLMENSPLNMLVAKVEASDKDFGSYATITYSFSEVPENMLRSFNLNKNTGEITISGTIDYEENTNYELNIRATDGGGLSAYCKVIVDIEDENDNAPEVIITSIYSPLAEDSPPDTVVAFFSVTDVDSGDSGRTACTTEVNLPFVLKPTENNYYQLVTQQPLDREQASEYNITITATDRGSPRLTSTRILHVEVSDVNDNPPVFEKPFYQMQLRENNIPGLLINSVHAVDLDTAQNAKVTYSLLPGKVNDGPTSSYISINSETGNLYAIRSLDYEEVKDFQVTVRAVDSGSPPLSSEVPIRVQVMDENDNAPFILYPLQNGTSPSNDLVPRGAETGYLVTKVVAVDRDSAQNSWLSYQLLKATELGLFTVGAQNGEVTTLRPVSSRDSFKQNLIVVVRDNGHPPQSTSATLRILLVDGFSDPYLKSVALPKEETVEEEDPSLTMHLIICLAAISSIFLISVVAFVVIKLQKREKFIGTYNSAANFPVGPDSQEISADSGAGSLSQAYNYEVCLAGGSLNSEFRFLRPLFPVFSVEPPNTQLNPRSSNDSEGVPSHAGESQHILQVRELFESLLYGFISNCICYFLDAYHPAESQHMVQKRLQQEDSQSLSVIKKKEPEAAPNLFLQQQRLSLDDYQKLHILARH; the protein is encoded by the exons ATGGAAATGCACAAAAGGCAAGTTTTGAGTTtggttctttatttctgcatgcaTATTGCAATGTGTGAACCCATCCTCTATTCAGTGCCAGAGGAAAAGAAAAGTGGGTCTCTAGTAGCGAATGTGCTAAAAGATTTGAAAGTGGATGCAAAGGAGCTGTCTGCTCGGAGAGCCCGGCTGGTTTCTAAGAGCTCCAAGCAGTATTTCCAGCTGGATCCACATTCTGGGGATTTGATATTAAAGGACAAAATAGACCGAGAGTCTCTGTGTGGTCAGAATGATCCTTGTCTTCTACTGTCTGAAATTGTGCTGGAAAACccattgcagctgcagagaatcAAAGTTCAAATACAAGATGTCAATGATAATACCCCTAAATTCTCAAAAACGAAATTCATTTTTGAAATACCTGAACAGGTACCAGTGAGCACTCGATTCCCTTTAGAGAGAGCACAGGATTCAGATATAGGAGAAAATGCTGTACAAAATTACACACTTGGTCCTAATGAACATTTTAGACTAGATGTCCaaaggcacagagatggaagcaaatATATAGAACTGGTATTGGAGAAGCATTTAGATCGTGAGGTAAACCCACAGATTACCATAATACTTTCAGCTGTTGATGGAGGAATCCCCAAAAGAACTGGCACAGCACAAATAATCGTTGATGTTCTGGATAACAATGATAATTTCCCTCAATTTGAACAATCTGTGTACAAAGTAAAACTAATGGAAAACAGCCCACTGAATATGCTGGTTGCAAAAGTTGAAGCAAGCGACAAAGATTTTGGCTCCTATGCAACTATAACATATTCCTTCAGTGAAGTGCCAGAAAATATGCTAAGATCATTCAACTTGAACAAAAACACTGGCGAAATTACCATTTCAGGGACAATTGATTATGAAGAAAACACAAATTATGAGCTGAACATCAGAGCTACGGATGGAGGAGGTCTTTCTGCTTACTGCAAAGTCATTGTGGATATCGAAGATGAGAATGACAATGCCCCAGAAGTAATAATCACATCTATCTACAGCCCATTGGCTGAGGACTCTCCCCCAGACACAGTGGTGGCCTTCTTCAGTGTCACAGATGTGGACTCTGGAGACAGTGGCAGAACTGCCTGCACCACTGAAGTCAACCTGCCATTTGTGCTCAAACCCACAGAGAACAACTATTACCAGCTGGTGACCCAACAGCCACTGGACAGAGAACAAGCCTCTGAGTATAACATCACCATCACAGCCACAGACAGGGGCTCTCCCagactcacttccacaagaataCTTCATGTTGAAGTGTCAGATGTCAATGACAACCCTCCAGTGTTTGAAAAGCCATTCTATCAAATGCAGTTAAGAGAAAACAATATTCCTGGTCTTCTGATCAATTCGGTCCATGCTGTTGATCTGGACACAGCGCAGAATGCCAAAGTGACCTACTCGCTTTTGCCTGGGAAGGTCAATGATGGCCCCACATCCTCTTACATCTCCATCAACTCTGAAACAGGGAACCTGTATGCCATCCGGTCTCTGGATTATGAGGAAGTAAAAGATTTCCAGGTGACGGTGAGGGCTGTGGATTCAGGTTCCCCTCCACTGAGCTCAGAAGTTCCCATCCGCGTTCAGGTCATGGATGAAAATGACAATGCCCCCTTCATCCTCTACCCTCTCCAGAATGGCACTTCCCCCTCAAATGACCTGGTTCCCCGAGGGGCAGAGACTGGCTACCTGGTCACCAAGGTGGTGGCTGTGGACAGGGATTCTGCGCAGAACTCTTGGCTTTCCTACCAGCTGCTGAAGGCCACAGAGCTGGGTCTCTTCACGGTGGGGGCCCAGAATGGAGAAGTGACCACCCTGAGGCCGGTCAGCAGCCGAGACAGCTTCAAGCAGAATCTGATTGTGGTGGTCCGAGACAACGGCCATCCTCCCCAGTCCACCTCTGCCACGCTCAGAATCCTTCTAGTGGACGGCTTCTCTGACCCTTATCTGAAAAGTGTGGCTCTCCCAAAGGAGGAAACGGTGGAGGAGGAAGACCCCAGCCTGACGATGCATTTGATCATCTGCTTGGCTGCCATCTCAAGCATCTTTCTCATTTCTGTGGTGGCGTTTGTTGTAATCAAGTTGCAGAAACGTGAAAAGTTCATAGGAACCTACAACTCTGCAGCCAATTTCCCCGTGGGACCTGATTCCCAGGAGATCTCTGCGGATTCTGGTGCTGGATCTCTATCTCAGGCTTACAACTATGAGGTGTGCTTAGCTGGTGGGTCTCTGAACAGCGAATTCCGGTTTCTCAGGCCCCTGTTTCCTGTTTTCTCTGTGGAGCCTCCTAACACTCAGCTGAATCCAAGGAGTTCCAATGATTCTGAAGGAGTCCCAAGTCATGCAGGTGAAAGTCAACATATCCTCCAGGTGAGAGAACTATTTGAATCCCTTTTGTATGGTTTCATTTCAAACTGTATCTGCTACTTTCTTGATGCATATCATCCAGCAGAAAGTCAACATATGGTTCAG AAACGTCTGCAACAAGAAGACAGCCAGTCTTTGTCTGTGATTAAGAAAAAGGAGCCAGAAGCAGCACCAAATTTATTTCTACAACAGCAGAGATTATCATTGGATGACTATCAGAAACTTCATATTTTGGCCAGGCATTGA